The following proteins are co-located in the Fusobacteria bacterium ZRK30 genome:
- a CDS encoding GGDEF domain-containing protein, producing MFSGIFFFLFGMACFLDINVNKKPYYIYIGGFTTIYAYYTVISPDVTIRIILFSALTIPFFCNAVYWIFFKSYYKLRKYALGVGYICIFFIIINILRIFFAITGGAVLNYFYTPILDTFFVMLSEGLTVLLAFLLELMIINNLFDQADEAAAERESLLKTTKLMAVTDSLTGIYNRRKIEEILTSKIEKFQYSKVPFSVLLADIDHFKKINDTYGHQIGDLALIDVTQILEKNIRSSDYLGRWGGEEFLIILPNIKLRKVLETAERLRMTMMEYEADYLKSRDRITLSIGVIESAQDIDIKNIVKGVDELLYRAKNNGRNRIEF from the coding sequence ATGTTTTCAGGTATATTTTTCTTTTTATTTGGAATGGCTTGTTTTCTGGATATAAATGTCAATAAAAAACCATATTATATCTATATAGGAGGATTTACGACAATATATGCCTATTATACAGTTATCAGTCCAGATGTAACAATTAGAATTATTTTATTTTCAGCACTTACTATTCCATTTTTTTGCAATGCTGTATATTGGATATTTTTTAAATCATACTATAAATTACGTAAATATGCTTTAGGTGTAGGCTATATCTGTATTTTTTTTATAATAATTAATATTTTAAGAATATTTTTCGCCATTACTGGCGGCGCAGTATTGAATTATTTTTATACGCCTATATTGGATACATTTTTTGTGATGTTGAGTGAAGGGCTGACAGTATTGCTTGCTTTTTTATTGGAATTAATGATTATTAATAATTTGTTTGACCAGGCAGATGAAGCAGCTGCTGAAAGAGAGAGTCTTCTTAAAACAACTAAGCTGATGGCTGTAACTGATTCATTGACAGGTATCTATAATAGAAGAAAGATAGAAGAAATCCTCACGAGTAAAATAGAAAAATTTCAATATTCTAAGGTGCCCTTTTCAGTTCTGCTGGCAGATATAGATCATTTTAAAAAAATAAATGACACCTATGGTCACCAGATAGGAGATTTAGCACTTATAGACGTAACCCAGATATTGGAAAAAAATATAAGAAGTTCAGATTATCTTGGCCGCTGGGGTGGAGAAGAATTTTTGATTATACTACCAAATATAAAGCTGAGAAAGGTATTAGAAACTGCTGAAAGACTTAGAATGACTATGATGGAATATGAAGCAGATTATTTAAAAAGCAGAGATCGAATTACTCTGAGTATAGGTGTAATAGAAAGTGCACAAGATATAGACATTAAAAATATTGTTAAAGGTGTGGATGAGCTTCTTTACAGAGCTAAAAATAACGGAAGAAATCGAATAGAGTTTTAA
- the cas5 gene encoding CRISPR-associated protein Cas5, with translation MKALRLVLTQNKAHYKKEETITNKMTYPLPPFSTVIGALHNACNFKEYHPMDLSIQGTYSSLIKQPYTDYCFLNSVMDDRGILVKMKNNNLISTAFDKVAVAKKSMGNSFRKGITIEVKNSDLLEEYRNLKNLNDKILNFKKTRIERLKRIFKVRKKSLTDKKKNLGKKSLRYKNVVLREKEVRNKEKRINERVKTFEYNNYTREISKYNSLTTSVRYYEILHDVNLIIHVKTDDETLKVIRENIYSLKSIGRSEDFVDINECKIVELTEDLSGEVIDKLGGLTGKNSVYLDYKKIKENDITLKNRNGTKYFLNKDYEICGNKRVFNKKSVIYTSEYGIGEDSEDIYIDTREVKNGEKESYIVNFI, from the coding sequence ATGAAAGCTCTGAGATTAGTATTAACTCAAAATAAGGCACACTATAAGAAGGAGGAGACTATAACCAATAAGATGACCTACCCACTTCCTCCTTTTTCAACAGTGATAGGTGCCCTGCATAATGCCTGTAACTTTAAAGAGTATCACCCTATGGATCTATCTATTCAAGGTACTTATTCATCCCTTATAAAACAGCCATACACAGATTATTGTTTTTTAAACTCTGTCATGGATGACCGGGGCATTTTAGTAAAGATGAAAAACAATAACCTTATCTCCACTGCCTTTGATAAGGTGGCAGTAGCTAAAAAAAGTATGGGAAATAGTTTTAGAAAAGGGATTACCATAGAGGTAAAAAACTCTGATTTGTTGGAGGAGTATAGAAACTTAAAAAATTTAAACGATAAAATTTTAAATTTTAAAAAGACCAGAATAGAGAGATTAAAAAGAATATTTAAAGTCAGGAAAAAATCTCTGACAGATAAGAAAAAAAATTTGGGAAAAAAATCATTGAGGTACAAAAATGTAGTTTTGAGGGAGAAAGAGGTTAGAAATAAAGAAAAGAGGATCAATGAAAGGGTAAAAACATTTGAATATAATAACTATACAAGGGAAATTTCAAAATATAATTCTTTGACAACATCAGTCAGATATTATGAAATTTTACACGATGTAAATTTAATAATTCATGTTAAAACAGATGATGAGACACTAAAAGTTATAAGGGAAAACATCTATAGTCTAAAATCCATAGGAAGAAGTGAAGATTTTGTGGATATAAATGAATGTAAGATCGTAGAACTGACTGAAGATTTGTCGGGAGAAGTTATAGATAAATTAGGAGGTTTAACCGGTAAAAATTCTGTATATTTAGATTATAAGAAGATAAAAGAAAATGATATAACATTAAAAAATAGAAATGGAACAAAATATTTTTTAAATAAAGATTATGAAATATGTGGTAATAAAAGGGTATTCAATAAAAAAAGCGTTATTTATACGTCGGAATATGGTATTGGTGAAGATAGTGAAGATATCTATATAGACACCAGAGAGGTAAAAAATGGCGAAAAAGAGAGTTATATTGTTAATTTTATATAG
- a CDS encoding IS30 family transposase: MNHKHFTIEERESIFKFLAQKKSISFIAAKLKKNRVSIYREINRNSVDGEYTPNKAQFLYKKRKQLCGRKHKLRDSILLVDIQEKLESGWSPEQISGRAKLDNQYSISFKTIYRAIYLDFLTESAKYLLTRKGKQKPRGLKETRGKIPNKKMIEERSEEANDRSEIGHFESDTIVGAGKKVL; this comes from the coding sequence ATGAATCATAAACATTTTACCATTGAAGAAAGAGAAAGTATATTTAAATTTTTAGCGCAAAAAAAATCAATTAGTTTTATTGCAGCTAAATTAAAGAAAAATAGAGTTAGTATTTATAGAGAAATTAATAGAAATTCAGTTGATGGTGAGTACACTCCTAATAAAGCCCAGTTTTTATACAAAAAAAGAAAACAACTTTGTGGAAGAAAGCACAAATTAAGAGATTCGATCCTTTTGGTAGATATTCAAGAAAAGTTAGAATCAGGTTGGAGTCCAGAACAAATATCAGGAAGAGCTAAATTAGACAACCAATATTCTATTTCATTTAAAACAATTTATAGAGCAATATATCTTGATTTTCTTACGGAGAGTGCTAAATACCTTTTAACTAGAAAAGGCAAACAAAAGCCTAGAGGATTGAAAGAAACAAGGGGTAAAATCCCTAATAAAAAGATGATAGAAGAAAGGTCTGAAGAAGCGAATGATAGAAGTGAGATTGGTCATTTTGAAAGCGATACTATCGTTGGCGCAGGAAAAAAGGTGCTATGA
- the cas7i gene encoding type I-B CRISPR-associated protein Cas7/Cst2/DevR — protein MMKKALTLTVVANITSNYGEGMGNISSIQKVFRNGNTYAARSRESLKNSLMVQSGMYDDLQVTVDGATQKEVSEELNVSNCRALEGGYMNTSVGDKKLTYVRKSSFYLTDAVACEPFVNEARFHNNLHLARTYGKANNIKLQDKEAAKKTGLMPYNYEYDKSLKIYSITFDLSMIGKDENFDIEASREEKAQRVNSMLKTVENLNLIVKGNLDNAEPIFVVGGLSDRMTHQFENVVRVKDGKLKITNDLKDRIARGYRVGLLEGDGIDNETDIVKELEPVSVAKFFDNLKDEVDQYYGV, from the coding sequence ATAATGAAAAAAGCATTAACGTTGACGGTAGTTGCTAATATAACGTCAAACTATGGAGAGGGAATGGGAAATATATCCTCCATACAAAAAGTTTTTAGAAATGGAAACACCTATGCTGCCAGAAGCAGGGAAAGTTTAAAAAATTCATTGATGGTACAGAGTGGAATGTACGATGATTTGCAAGTAACTGTAGACGGAGCTACTCAAAAAGAAGTAAGTGAAGAATTAAATGTAAGTAACTGCAGGGCGTTGGAGGGAGGGTATATGAATACATCTGTAGGAGATAAAAAACTTACATATGTAAGGAAAAGTTCATTTTATCTGACAGATGCTGTTGCCTGTGAACCCTTTGTAAATGAAGCAAGATTTCACAATAACCTTCATCTGGCCAGAACATATGGTAAAGCAAATAATATAAAGCTTCAGGATAAGGAAGCTGCTAAAAAAACAGGGCTTATGCCGTATAACTATGAATATGATAAATCCTTAAAGATCTATTCTATTACATTTGATCTTTCCATGATTGGAAAAGATGAAAATTTTGATATAGAAGCCAGCAGAGAGGAGAAAGCACAGAGAGTTAACTCAATGTTAAAAACTGTTGAAAACCTTAATTTAATTGTAAAAGGAAATTTAGATAATGCTGAACCTATATTTGTTGTAGGAGGATTATCGGATAGGATGACCCATCAATTTGAAAATGTTGTGAGAGTAAAAGATGGGAAATTAAAGATAACGAATGATTTAAAGGACAGGATAGCCAGAGGATACAGGGTAGGACTTTTAGAGGGAGATGGTATAGATAATGAGACTGATATAGTCAAAGAATTAGAACCTGTAAGTGTAGCTAAGTTCTTTGATAATTTAAAAGATGAAGTCGATCAATACTATGGAGTGTAA
- the cas6 gene encoding CRISPR-associated endoribonuclease Cas6 produces MRFEIRCKLEKKVISTDYRRKILSFFKGSLEEYNRDIKRAIYDDPERRNFTFSVYLPVEKIEKDRVYLKNNYIKIFLSVENMMEALHFLNALIGSKGKKISMDENSFVVERIHKRQEKEVVRDEAVFRTLSPIVIREVREGKNSWYHDFDKKGLEILKKNTLYNLKDKFSKSSLEEFEIVPIKTKRTVVSFYSSKFPVTLGNFYMKADKKILNYLYKSGFGSRSSAGFGMLELIE; encoded by the coding sequence ATGAGGTTTGAAATAAGGTGTAAACTAGAAAAAAAAGTGATTTCTACAGATTATAGAAGGAAAATACTCTCATTTTTTAAAGGATCACTGGAAGAATATAATAGAGATATAAAGAGGGCTATATATGATGATCCAGAGAGGAGAAATTTTACTTTTTCTGTATATCTCCCAGTTGAAAAAATAGAAAAAGACAGGGTGTATCTAAAAAATAATTATATAAAAATATTTTTATCTGTTGAAAATATGATGGAAGCCCTTCATTTTTTAAATGCCTTGATAGGCAGTAAGGGGAAAAAAATTTCTATGGATGAAAATTCATTTGTAGTGGAGAGGATTCATAAGAGACAGGAAAAGGAAGTTGTAAGAGATGAGGCTGTATTTAGGACGTTATCACCTATAGTAATCAGGGAGGTCAGAGAAGGGAAAAATAGCTGGTACCATGATTTTGATAAAAAAGGACTGGAAATTTTAAAGAAAAATACTCTGTATAATTTAAAGGATAAATTTTCTAAATCATCATTGGAAGAATTCGAGATAGTACCTATAAAAACAAAACGTACTGTAGTGAGTTTTTACAGTTCTAAATTTCCTGTAACTCTAGGGAACTTCTATATGAAGGCAGATAAAAAAATATTAAATTATTTATACAAATCGGGATTTGGAAGCAGGTCATCAGCTGGCTTTGGAATGTTGGAACTTATAGAGTAG
- a CDS encoding IS30 family transposase, with protein MMTYVDRKSRYLVAELMINRKSDTFNEATIENFKYIPKEYIKTFTSDNGKEFSKFKELEEALGIKAYFANPYHSWERGTNENTNDLLRRTFPKGTIFSKIKRCEFYKAVNKINNRPRKCLNWKTPKEVFWGEIEKCCI; from the coding sequence ATGATGACTTATGTTGATAGGAAATCAAGATATCTTGTAGCGGAGCTAATGATTAATAGAAAATCAGATACTTTTAATGAGGCAACAATAGAGAATTTTAAATATATACCTAAAGAATACATAAAAACATTTACATCGGATAACGGGAAAGAATTCTCTAAATTTAAAGAATTAGAGGAAGCATTAGGTATTAAAGCTTATTTTGCTAACCCTTATCACTCATGGGAGAGAGGAACAAATGAGAATACAAACGATTTATTAAGGAGAACTTTCCCTAAAGGGACTATTTTTAGTAAGATAAAGAGATGTGAATTTTATAAAGCGGTAAACAAAATTAATAATAGACCAAGGAAGTGTTTAAATTGGAAAACCCCAAAAGAAGTATTTTGGGGTGAAATTGAAAAGTGTTGCATTTAA
- a CDS encoding GNAT family N-acetyltransferase produces the protein MKIRKATPEDHLKAAELIYQANLDLAPLIVGEDTREKTIEELAKFFILKGNFLSYENCTIAEVDGNVVGCMVTLPHDRSEKLSSPIMDNLINKYKPGTQGYKKYIEPQLEFSESFEGEYYIDSLAVEENYRRYGLGRNLMIYAENLALDNFCNKTSLLCSYSNDKAYRLYKSLGYNHDIDVKIKDLKYKHMVKLL, from the coding sequence ATGAAAATACGAAAAGCAACGCCGGAAGATCATTTAAAAGCAGCAGAGCTAATATATCAAGCCAATTTAGACCTGGCACCTTTAATTGTAGGGGAGGATACCAGAGAAAAAACTATTGAAGAACTGGCTAAATTTTTTATTTTAAAGGGCAATTTTCTCAGTTATGAAAATTGTACGATTGCTGAAGTTGATGGAAATGTTGTCGGGTGTATGGTTACTCTGCCCCATGATAGGAGTGAAAAACTCTCCTCTCCTATAATGGATAACCTTATAAATAAATATAAACCCGGAACTCAAGGGTATAAAAAATATATTGAACCTCAATTAGAATTTTCAGAATCTTTTGAAGGAGAATACTATATAGACAGCCTTGCTGTAGAGGAAAATTATCGGAGATATGGTTTAGGAAGAAATTTGATGATCTATGCAGAAAATCTTGCCTTGGACAACTTTTGCAATAAGACGTCCTTACTATGCAGTTACTCAAATGATAAAGCATATAGACTTTATAAAAGTTTGGGGTATAACCATGATATTGATGTAAAAATAAAAGATTTAAAATATAAACACATGGTAAAATTGTTATAA
- the cas8a1 gene encoding type I CRISPR-associated protein Cas8a1/Csx8 → MKEITEGEFDTRVYPSDWRWSAAIVGVSKYLRNYDIHYNQTDDYLEFNIKEITDEKYLLFAEKYFRESMHHKKVEDLLDTPWNDEREDERVKAVNEKLSKNISSNTIMLKTFKEIKYNGKNSLEILKIIDRNRLRLITETFRGGRSLYYNFCNENNLLKEDLNSCRIRGYSIDMPKKGRSIAYMRDTSTFLYSDDRIFDFIPFAFSKTREAFFINNNFNLDQLIKTNSWECHDQPQKSIRNNLFNRDSFNFIDYDVEIIYKVREKDYFETIYVREKARKIFNQIDKKQLDVLRKPCKVKNEFIKLEKIVTDSILNEIKLDDLLDILLKERNKGYFISHLVKINELIYRGGNMTDKQKIAYGSAMQIRKALRNNPSKIRAYEQRLISAITLKDYNRVCEILLHLSAYTQVSIGVAVDLFENFENNKNLAYTFINTLGEKKTFKGEEK, encoded by the coding sequence ATGAAGGAAATTACAGAGGGAGAATTTGATACCCGGGTGTACCCGTCAGATTGGCGTTGGAGTGCAGCCATTGTAGGAGTAAGTAAATATTTAAGGAATTATGATATTCACTATAATCAGACAGATGATTATTTGGAATTTAATATTAAAGAGATAACAGATGAAAAATACCTGCTCTTTGCAGAAAAATATTTTAGAGAATCAATGCATCATAAAAAAGTTGAGGATCTATTGGATACCCCTTGGAATGATGAAAGGGAGGATGAAAGGGTAAAGGCAGTCAATGAAAAATTATCTAAAAATATATCTAGCAATACTATAATGTTAAAAACTTTTAAAGAAATTAAATATAATGGTAAAAATAGTTTGGAGATACTAAAGATTATAGACAGGAACAGACTGCGGTTAATAACTGAGACTTTTAGAGGGGGGAGGAGTTTATATTATAATTTCTGTAATGAAAATAATCTTTTGAAAGAAGACCTCAATTCCTGTAGGATCAGGGGATATTCTATCGATATGCCTAAAAAAGGAAGATCTATAGCTTATATGAGAGATACATCTACTTTTTTGTATTCAGATGATAGAATATTTGATTTTATCCCCTTTGCTTTTTCTAAAACAAGGGAAGCCTTCTTTATAAATAATAATTTTAACCTGGATCAACTTATAAAAACCAATAGCTGGGAGTGCCATGACCAGCCACAAAAAAGTATTAGAAATAATTTATTTAACAGGGATAGCTTTAACTTTATAGATTATGATGTAGAGATCATCTATAAAGTGAGGGAGAAAGATTATTTTGAGACCATCTATGTCAGAGAAAAAGCTCGAAAGATATTTAATCAGATAGATAAAAAACAATTAGATGTTCTAAGAAAACCCTGTAAGGTAAAAAATGAATTTATAAAACTAGAAAAAATTGTAACTGACAGTATTTTAAATGAGATAAAACTGGATGATTTGTTAGATATCTTATTGAAGGAGAGAAATAAAGGGTACTTCATATCACATCTAGTAAAGATAAATGAATTGATCTACAGGGGAGGAAATATGACCGATAAACAAAAGATCGCTTATGGATCTGCTATGCAGATAAGGAAAGCATTGAGAAATAATCCAAGTAAGATAAGAGCGTATGAGCAAAGACTGATAAGTGCTATTACATTGAAAGATTATAACAGAGTATGCGAAATATTATTACATCTTTCTGCTTATACACAGGTCAGTATAGGAGTTGCTGTAGATCTCTTTGAAAATTTTGAAAACAATAAAAATCTGGCATATACATTTATAAATACATTGGGAGAGAAAAAAACTTTTAAAGGGGAGGAGAAATAA